A genomic segment from Luteibacter aegosomatis encodes:
- the rpmA gene encoding 50S ribosomal protein L27 has translation MAHKKGVGSSRNGRDSNPKYLGVKIYGGQAVEAGNIIVRQRGTKFHAGVGVGLGRDHTLFALVDGTVSFKTRGEKGRKFVDVVQA, from the coding sequence ATGGCACATAAAAAAGGCGTAGGTTCCAGCCGCAACGGTCGCGATTCGAACCCGAAGTACCTCGGCGTGAAGATCTACGGCGGTCAGGCTGTCGAAGCCGGTAACATCATCGTTCGTCAGCGTGGCACCAAGTTCCACGCTGGCGTGGGCGTCGGCCTCGGCCGCGACCACACCCTGTTCGCCCTGGTCGACGGCACCGTGTCGTTCAAGACCCGCGGCGAGAAGGGCCGCAAGTTCGTCGACGTCGTCCAGGCGTAA